The following DNA comes from Myxococcus fulvus.
CAGGCGTCGCGTGTAGCCGGGCTTCTCGTCTTGCGCGGGGGCGTGTGAGGCGCGCTCGGTGAGCGTGGCGTCGAGCGCGGCGAGCGCGTCCCAGCGGCCGGTGCCGAAGCAGGTCTCCTCGCCGGTGTGACAGGCGGGGCCGGCCTTGTGGACGCGGGCGAGCACCGCGTCCCTGTCGCAGTCCGCGCGCAGCGAGACGACGCGTTGGGTGTTCCCGCTGGTGGCGCCCTTGTGCCAGAGACCTCGCGAGCGGGAGCGGTAGTGCATCTCGCCGGTGGCGAGTGTGCGCTCGAGTGCCTCGCGGTCCGCGTGCGCGACCATCAACACGTCGCCGGTGGCAGCGTCCTGGGTCACCACCGTGACGAGCCCGTTGCCCTTGGTGAAGTCCAGTGTGTCCAGGTCCAGCATCAGGGGGTCCTCGTCGCGCCCAGGCGCTCGCGAGTGATGCGGGCCAGGGCCGCGTTGGTGGCGATGCCGTTGCCGCCGAAGGCGGTGCGCTGGCCGGTCCAATCGGTGAAGACGCCGCCGGATTCCTCGATGATGGGTTGGAGCGCGGCCGCGTCCCAGGGGGAGAGCAGCTCGTCCACCATCACCTCGGCGCGTCCGGTGGCGACGAGCAGATAGCCGTAACAGTCGCCCCAGGTGCGTGACACGGCGGCGTCACGTGTGAAGCGGCGCCAGGCCTCGCCTCGCTCGGGGAACTGGGAGAAGCGCTCGTCGGTGGAGAGGACCACCGCGCGGGAGAGGTCGGATTGTGCGGAGACGCGGGCACGCTGTCCGTTCCAGAAGCAGCCTTCACCGGGAGCGGCGACGAGCAGCTCGCCCACCGCGGGGAAGTAGGCCGCGCCCACGAGGATGCGCTCTCCTTCGGCCAGTGCGACGAGCGTGCCCCACAGGGGCACTCCGCGGATGAAGGTCTTGGTGCCGTCGATGGGGTCGAGGATCCAGCGGCGCTTCGCGCCGGGGCGTGTCTCACCGAACTCCTCGCCGAGGATGCCGTCCTCGGGGAAGCGTTGTTCCAGCCACTCGCGTGCCGTCTGCTCCGCGGTGCGGTCCGCCACGGTGACGGGTGTGCCGTCGCTCTTGGTGTCCACCGCGATGCCTCCGCGGAAGAACTTCAGCGCGACGTCACCTGCCGCGCGCGCGACTTGCTCCGCCGCCTGCATCAGCCCCTGGGTCGTCATGTCGTGCTCCTGTTTCCCACGGTGTTCATCCGAAGCGACCGGAGGGGCTCGAGCGAAGCACCGTCGCTGGCGGGCAGCCCTCGGCGCTCGGACACGCGCATCGCGCAGTGAAGATTCCGGGTCATGTCGTGCCCCCGTTCTTTGCGGCGCTCGCGCGGCGCAACCGGGTGATGGGGTTCCTCGATGCGGCATCGAGGTCGGGAAGCCATCGCGCCTCGGACACGCGCATCGCGCAGTGAAGGGTCCGTGTCATGGCGTGCTCCGAATCGGCAGGCCGCTCGAGCGCAGGAGCGACTTGATGGCGCCCACCGTCGTGAGCCCATCGTGGAGGATGCCCGCCACCAGCGCCGCGTCCGCGCCGCCTCGCGTGAGCCCGTCCCTTATGTGCTCCGCGCTGCCCGCGCCACCCGACGCGATGACGGGCACGGCGACCGCGTCCGCCACCCTTCGCGTCAGCTCCAGGTCGTAGCCCGAGCGCGCGCCGTCCTGGTCGATGCTCGTGAGCAGCACCTCCCCTGCCCCACGGGCCACGCACACCTGGGCCCAGGTCACCGCGTCCAGTTCGGTCGGCTTTCGCCCGCCATGCGTGTAGACGCGGTAGCGCTCCCCCTCCTTGCGGGCATCGATGCTCGCCACCACGCACTGTGCCCCGAAGCGCTCGGCACACTCGGTCAGCAGCTCGGGCCGGGCCACCGCCGCCGAGTTGATGCTCACCTTGTCCGCACCCGCGCGCAGCGCCCGACCCACGTCCTCCACCGTGCGCACGCCGCCTCCCACCGTCAGCGGGATGAACAGCCGCTCCGCCGTGCGTCGCACCAGGTCCCAGAGCGTCTCTCGCTCCTCCGCGCTCGCGGAGATGTCGAGGAACGTCACCTCGTCCGCGCCCTCCCGTTCGTAGCGCTGCGCCAGCTCCACCGGGTCTCCGACATCGCGAAGCCCCTCGAAGCGGACACCCTTCACCACGCGCCCGCCCTTCACATCCAGGCAGACGATGAGTCGTCGCGTGAGCATCACGTCACCTCCAGGGCCACGGAGCCCTTCATGCTGAACACCGTGCCGCCATCCACCATCGCGTCCCGCAGCGCGAGCCCCAGCGCCTTGAACGCCGCCTCCGTCACGTGGTGACGGTCCTTCCCGCGCAGCACCCGCAGGTGCAGCGTCACCTTCGCGTGCTCGCAGAACGAGCGCATCCAGTGTTCGTACAACCGGTTCTTCAGCGGACCCTCGTAGAAGAAGCGTCCCCCGGCATCCAGGCACGCCTGCACCAGCGCGTCGTCCATGGGAATGGTCCGCTCCGCGAAGCGCGCCGCCGTCGCGGGAATCACCCGCTGCACCGCCGTCCCCAACGTGATCGCCACGTCCTCCATCAGGTGGTGCTTGAGGTCGCCGCGCGCATGCACCTTCAGGTCGAGCCCCGCGTAGCGCCCGAAGGTGGAGAGCATGTGGTCGAAGAACACCAGCCCCGTGTCCACCTGCGTCGCCCCGCGACCGAGCGACACCTCCACGCGCACCTGTGTCTCCTTCGTCTCCCGTGTGACGAGGGTCATTCCGCGAACTCCCGCGCGACTTCGCGCGCATCCAGTCGTCCCGTGTACAGCGCCATGCCGATGACCGCTCCGTACGCACCCGCGGCGGCCAACGCGCGCAAGTCGTCCATCGTCGTCACACCTCCCGATGCGTAGAGCCGATGACGACTGCGCTTCACCACCTCGCGCATCAGCGACAGGTCCACACCTTCCAACTGCCCCTCCTTGTGGACCGCCGTCACCAACAACCCACCGAGCGCCAGGGGCTCCAACACCGCGAGGACCTGATCCAGCGTCCTGCCACTCCCCGCTGTCCACCCTCGCGTCACCACCTCCCGCCCGCGCACGTCCGCCGCCACCACCACGCGCCCCGGAAAGCGCTCCGTCACCTCCGCCAACCACCCCGCGTCCTCGATGGCGCGCGTGCCCACCACCACCCCCGAGGCACCTCCCTCCAGCAGCGCCGTCACCCGCGCGGTATCCCGGACACCCCCTCCCACCGTGAAGGCGAGCCCTGGCTCGTGCGACGTGAGCCGCGTCACCACCTGAGCGTTGGAGCCGCGCCCCAGCGCCGCGTCCAGGTCGACGACGTGAAAGGAACGGAAGCCGAAGCCGCGCCAGTGTCGAAGCGCGTCGAGCGGGTCATCCACTCGCACCCGCTCCGCGTCATACGAGCCTCCGACGAGCTGCACGCAGGCCCCCTCGCGCAGGTCGATGGCGGGGATGGCCCTCATGAGCGCACCTCACGGAGGAACGCTCGCGCGAAGGCCACTCCCGAAGTCGACGACTTCTCGGGGTGGAACTGCACGCCCACCACCTTCCCCCGACGCACCGCCGCGGGGAAGCGGTCCTCCTCATGCGTCGTCCACGCGGTGACGAGCGACGGGTCCGCCACCCGGCACACGAAGCTGTGCGCGTAGTACACGGTCTCCAGCTTCGCTCCGGACAACGTGCTGTCCTCGTCCACCTGATTCCAACCGATGTGCGGCACCCGCCGGGCCGCGAGTCGCTGCACGTGGCCCGCGAAGAAGCCCAGCCCCTTCCCCGCCCCCTCTTCGCTCGAGTCGAACAGGAGCTGCATCCCCAGGCAGATGCCCAGGCACGGCAGCCCTCGCTCCAGCGCCAGACGCATCGTGTTCCGTCCCGGTGCCAATCGCGCCGCCGCGAGACCGAACGCCCCCACGCCGGGCAACACGAGCACATCCGTGTCCACCGCCCTGAGAGGGTCCTCCTCGACGTGAACCTCCACGCCCGGCTCCGTGGCCAGGGCCTTCGAGAGCGAGTGCAGGTTTCCAGCGCCGTAATCGAACAGGGTGACTCTCATCGCAAGGACTCCCGCAGCGCCGCGAGCGCCGCCTCGAGCATGGGCCACGGTCCACTGCCGATCCGGAGCGCATCCCCCACGCCGGTCAGCCCCTGGAAGGCCCTCACGTTCACATCCCGCTCACGCATCCGCTGTGCCACCCCCAGCGCGTCCGGCATCGGCACCATCAGGAAGTTGCCCTCCGAGGGCAGCGGCGACAGCCCCATCGACATCAATTCCGCGCGGAGATGTTCACGATTCCTCCGCGCCTCGACCACCTGGACCTCGACCCACATCGGGTCCTCGCGCAGGACGGCGACGGCCATCGACTCCGCCAACGTGGTGAGCTTGTACGGTCCACGCGCCTTCTCCACCTCCGCGATGAGCGCCAGGCTGCCCACGCCCCAGCCCACCCGCATGCCCGCGAGCCCGTAGGCCTTGGAGAACGTCCGCGTCACCAGCACGTTCTGCCGCGTGCGCGCCAGGTCCATGAAGTCCGGCGCCGAGGAGAACTCCACGTAGGCCTCGTCGATGATGACGATGCCCGGCGCCTTCTCCACCACGTGTTCCACCGCCGCGCGCGACAGCGGCGTACCCGTGGGGTTGTTCGGCGAGCAGAGGTAGATGACCTTCGCCCCCGTGGCGAGCAGCGCCTCCGGGTCCACGTCGAAGTCCGCGCGCAGGGGCACCGGCGCCGTCTTCAGGCCGTTCACCTTCGCGAACAGCGGCATCATCACGAACGTCGGGTCCTGGAACGCGAGCACCTCGCCCGGCTCCAGGAACGCGCGAAGCGCGCTGTCCAATACGTCGTCCGAGCCACAGCCCGTCGTCACGCACGCGGCGCCGACACCGAGCCGTGAAGCGAGGACGTTGCGCAGGTCGGGCGCATAGCCGCGTGGATAGCGGGACAGTGACTCCGGACGGGACTCGCGCAGCACCCGCTCCGCCGCGGGAGGCACGCCGAAGAGGTTCGTGTTGTCGCTCAGGTCCACGCGACACGGCCGCTTCGGCGGTGAATACAAGGGGATGTCCCGGAAGGACTCGCGCAGGGGAATCATGCGCCCCTCCAGGCACGCGCGGCGTCCGCGTGCGCGAAGAGCCCCTCGCTGTCGGCGAGCAGCCCCACGTCCTCCGCGAGCGCCTCGGAGGCCGCGCGCTCGACGCGCTGGTAGGTGGTCCACCGGTAGAAGTCGAGCAGGTTCAGCCCCGAATACGCCCGCGCCAGCCCCGCCGTGGGCAGCACGTGATTGGAGCCCGTCATGTAGTCGCCATACGCCACCGACGAGCGCTCGCCGAGGAAGACGGTGCCCGCGTTGCGGACCCTCGCCAGGTCCGCGGAGGGCGCGGCCGTGGCGAGCAACAGGTGCTCCGGCGCGAAGTCCGCCACGAAGGGCCACGCCTCCTCCAGCGAGGCGACACTCAGCACCGCGCCCCGTGAGCGCAGCGCCGCGGCGACAATCTCCTGCCGCTTCGCATCCTCCGCCAGCCGGCGCACCTGCTCCGCGATGGCCTCCGCCACACCCTCACCCCGCGCCACCGTCACGCACGCGGCATCCGGGTCGTGCTCGGCCTGCGCCAACATCTCCCGAGCCACCGCCTCGGGACTCGCCGTCTCGTCGGCGACGACGAGGATCTCACTCGGCCCCGCCGGCGCCTCGATGGCCACCGCGCCCACCACCTGGAGCTTGGCCTCCGCCACGTACGCGTTGCCCGGCCCGACGATGCGGTCCACCCGGGGCACGCTCTCCGTGCCGTACGCCATGGCCGCCACCGCGCCCGCGCCCCCCAACGCGAAGACCCGGTCCGCGCCCGCGAGCACCGCCGCCGCCAGCACGCTCGGGTGTGGAAACCCATCCGGCCCCGGCGGCGAGCAGACGATGACCTCCCCCACTCCCGCCACCTTCGCGGGCACCACGCCCATCAACACGCTGCTCGGGTACACCGCTCGCCCACCGGGCGCATACACGCCCACGCGGCCCAGCGGGTCGGGCCTGCGCCCCACCAACACCCCCGGCTCCGTCTCCACCTCCACCGCGCGAGGCTTCTGCGCCTCGTGGGCCCGAGCGATGTTGCGCGCCGCGCGCCCCAATGCCCGCGCCACCGAGGGCGAAAGCGACGCGAGCGCCTGCTCACAGCGCGCCCGGGGCACCTCCAACGAGGACAGCTCCGCCCGGTCGAACTGCCGCGCCATCTCGAACAGCGCCCAGTCCCCATCCAAGCGGACCTTCGCGATGAGCTCCCGCACCCGCGCGGCGATGCGCGTGTCCACGTCCCCACCGCGCTCCAACAACCGCTGACGGTCCTGACGCGAGAGGCTGGCCAGCGGCCCCCGGTACCGCAGGAACGAAGGAAGCGACATCATCACGCCACCAGCCTTTCGATGCGCGTGACGAGGATGCCCTCGCAGCCCAGCGTCTTCAGGGCGTTGACGGTGCGGTAGATGGTCTTCGCCGGCACCACCGCGTGCACCGCCACGAACCGGCCTCCGTCCAGCACGTCCACCACGGTGGGACCGTTGAGTCCCGGCAGCACCTCGCGCACCCGGGGCAGCTCGTCCTTCGGCACGTTCGCCATCAGGTAGCGCTTGCCCCTCGCCGCGAGCACCGAGCCGAGCGCGAGCTTCAGCTCCTCCAGCTTCCTCTGCGCCTCCGGCACGTTCGACTGGCACGCCACCAGTCGCGCGCTGGACTCCAGCACGGTGGCCACCTCGCGCAGGCCGTTCATCTTCAACGTGGAGCCGGTGGACGTCAGGTCCACGACGATGTCCGCGATGCCCAGGTGCGGCGCAATCTCCGCCGCGCCCGAGACGGGCACCACCGTGACGCTCTGCCCCCGGCGCGCGAAGTAGTCCTGCGTCAGCCGAGGGAAGCAGGATGCGACGCGCATGCCGTCACGCACGTCGTTGGCGTGGCCGATTCCACTCTCCTCGCGCGCGGCCACCACCAACCGGCAGCGGCCGAACTCCAGGTCCATCAGGTGCTCGAGCTCGCGGCCCGCCTCGTTCACCAGATCCCAGCCGGTGACGCCCGCGTGCGCCGCGCCGTCCGCGACGAACTCCGGGATGTCCTGCGCGCGGACGAAGATGGCCTCGAACTCACCGCCGAGCGACGCGGTGAGCGCGCGCTCTCCTCGGGCGCGGACCTCCAGGCCCGCATCGTTGAAAAGCTCACGGACCTCTTCGGAGAGGCGGCCTTTGTTGGGAAGAGCGATCTTCAGCAACATGGTGGGACCTGCGGGGGACTGCGGGGGAACGGTGGCCGCGCGGAAACGAAAAAAGGCCCGTCCGGGGGGGACGGGCCTTCGGTCGCTGCGGCAGGTGCCGGGAGGGTGGTGCGTCTAGTGGCTCACCCAGGCATGCGCATGGCGAACGGTCCCGTCGGGGCCGAGCCGATGATGCGCATGATGGGGATGCACGGAAGAGAAACGCACGGCTCCATCAGTAATGGCAAAGGTGCCCCGCCGTCAACTCGGCCTGCGTCATGCCGCTTGCAAACCCTCGACGGGGCGAGCAGGAAGCAAGGCCATGCGAGTCTCGGACGTCATCATCGTGGGCGGGGGCATCATGGGCTGCGGCATCGCCCTGCGCCTGCGGCAGGCGGGCGCGCGCGTCACCGTCCTGGAGCGCTCCATCCCCGGCGCCGAGGCCAGCAGCGCCGCTGCGGGCATGCTCGCTCCCCAGATGGAGTCGGACGGTCCGGGCCCCTTCCTCGACCTGTGCCTGCGCAGCCGCGGCCTCTACCCCGCCTTCGCCGAGGAGCTGCGCGAGCTGTCCGGCGTGGACATCGCCTACAAGCCCTGCGGCATCCTCAAGGTCGCCTTCGCCGACACCGGCGTCCATCACCTGGAGGCCACCGTCCTGTGGCAGCGCGGCATGGGCCTGCGCGCGGAGCTGCTCGACGGAGAGCAGGCGCGAGCGCTCGAGCCGAAGCTGTCCGCCCGGGCCGTGGCCGCCGCGCACTTCCCGGATGACCACCAGGTGGACAACCGGCTCCTGGTGCGCGCGCTGACGATGGCCGCCGCGCGCGTGGGCGCCGAGTTCCGCAGCGGCTACGTGCGCGGCATCGTCCACGAGGACGGCCGCGCGGTGGGCGTGGACCTGGATGGCGAGGTGCTGCGCGCGGACGCCATCGTCCTCGCCGCGGGCTCCTGGTCCTCCCTGGTCCAGGGCGCGGGCGTGGAGGCGAAGTCGGTGCGCCCCGCGCGAGGGCAGATGATCCAGCTCCAGACGCGCCTGCCGTTGCTGCAGCGCGTCCTCACCTCGGAGAAGGGCTACGTCGTGCCGCGCGCGGACGGGCGCGTCATCGCCGGCAGCACCATGGAGCTGGTGGGCTTCGACAAGCAGGTGACGGCGGCGGGGCTGGCGCGCATCCTCGACATGGCCCTGGAGCTGTGCCCGGAGCTGGGCTCGGCCCCCATCACGGAGACGTGGGCCGGCTTCCGTCCCTGGACGGAGGACAAGCGGCCCTACCTGGGCGAGGGGCCCACGCCCGGCCTCTTCCTCGCCACCGGCCACTTCCGCAACGGCATCCTCCTGGCCCCCATCACCGCGAAGCTCGTGGCCCAGGCCGTCCTCGGGGAGCGCACCACCCTGGACCTCGCCCCCTTCCGCTATGACCGGGGAGCCGCCCGGGCCCGCGCCTGAACACCTTGCATCCCACCTGCCCCATGGGCTCCGCCCGCCTGCCCGCTCTGCCTGCCAGGGTCGCCTTCTGGACCGCCGCACTGGACTGTCAACCTGCAAGTGGAGGAAGGTGGTAATTTCCCTGACTCATTCGCCATTGAAACCCGGAAACCTCTAGAATCTCCCGCCGTGGAAGCCATCCCCCCTGCACCACCCCGAATCCTCATCGTCGACGATGACGACTCCGTGCGAGACGTCATCTCGGTCCTCTTGCGTGAAGAGGGCTACAACTGCGTCGTCGCGAGCGGCGCCGAGATGGCGCTGGACGTGGCGGGCGAAGAGGACACCCCGCTCGTCATCAGCGACATGAAGATGCCGGGCAAGGACGGCCTCTGGCTCCTGGAGAACCTGCGGGAGCGACTGCCGGACACGTCCGTCATCATGCTCACCGGCTACGGGGACACGGAGTCCGCGGTGGACTGTCTGCGCCGTGGCGCGGTGGACTACCTGCTCAAGCCACCGAAGCTGACGGACCTCATCCGGGCCATCGAGCGGGCGCTCGCCAAGCGCCGCATCGAGATGGCGAGGAAGCGCTACCAGAAGAAGCTGGAGCGCAAGGTGCGTGACCGCACCGCGGAGCTGCGAAGCGCGCTGCACAACATCGCCAACACCTACCAGAACACGCTCCTGGCCCTGGTCGCCGCGCTGGACGCGCGCGAGCACGAGACGAGCGACCACTCGCAGCGCGTGGTCAGCTACACGTCCGCCATCGCCGGGCGCATGGGCATCCAGGGCAAGGAGCTGGAGGAGATCGGCCGCGGCGCGCTGCTGCACGACATCGGCAAGATTGGCGTGCCGGACGCGGTGCTGCTCAAGCCGGGCAAGCTGACGCCGGACGAGTGGCTGGAGATGCGCAAGCATCCGGAGATCGGCTTCCAGATGATCCAGGCCATCCCGTTCCTGTCCACGCCGTCCGCCATCGTGCTGTCGCACCAGGAGCGCTGGGATGGCGCGGGCTATCCGCGCAACCTGTCGCGGCAGGAGATCCACATCGGCGCGCGCATCTTCGCCGTGGCGGACACGCTGGACGCGATGACGAGCGACCGGCCGTACCGCAAGGGCACGACGTTCGCCAACGCCATCCAGGAGATCCGCCGCTGCGCGAACACGCAGTTCGATCCGGAGGTGGTGCGCGCGTTCCTCGACATCGGCGAGGAAGGGCTCATCCACATCAAGGAGGAGATGAAGAAGAAGAAGCTCCAGCTCCCCGTGGCCGAGCAGGAGGCGAACGAGGCCGAGGCGGAGCTCGCCCGCCTGACGGACCTGGACGACGAGCTGGAGACCGTCCCCGCCGCCCCGCGCTCGGGCCCGAGCGAGCCGACCGAGCCGAAGGTCACCGCCATCCGTTCGGCGACGGGCAGTGAAGGCTGAGCCCGTCGTCGGGGATTGAGATGAACAGCCGCCAGCCGGCTGTTAAGAGGTCAGGCCGCCCGTGACGATGCCCGCCCTCCAGACGGATCCACTCGCTCCGCCCCTGCTGGACGCGCAGGGGCGCCGCATGACGTACCTGCGGCTGAGCATCACGGACCGCTGCAACTTCCGCTGCACGTACTGCTCTCCCGCGTCGTGGGGCGGGAAGAAGGACCTGCTCGACGCGCAGGAGCTGGGGCGCATCGCCTCCCTCTTCGCCGCCCTGGGCATCCGCCGCGTGCGGCTCACCGGCGGCGAGCCGCTCATCCGCCCGGACATCCTGGAGGTCGCCCGGCGCATCTCCAGCATCCCCGGCATCCAGCACCTGGCCATCACCACCAACGCCAGCCATCTGGAGTCGCTGGCCGCGCCGCTGCGCGAGGCGGGCGTGGACCAGCTCAACCTCAGCCTGGACACGCTGTCCCCGGAGACGTTCCGGCGCATCTCCAAGCAGGGTGACTTCGACGCGGTGCTGCGCGGCATCGACCGCGCGGCCCAGGTCGGCTACGGCTCGCTCAAGCTCAACGTCGTGGTGATGCGCGGGGTGAACGACGACGAGGCGCGCGCGCTGGTGGAGTACGCGCATGCGCGGGGAATCACGCCGCGCTTCATCGAGCTGATGCCCTTCGGACAGGGCAAGCCCGTGCCCACCGCGGAGCTCATCGAGCGGCTGCGCGGCGAGGGCCTCGAGCTGTCACCGGAGCCCGAGGAGACGGGCGCGGCCGCGGACTCCGTCACCTCCGGCCCGGCGCGGTACTGGCGCGCGCCAGGGGGCCGCGTGGGCTTCATCTCACCGCTCACGCAGAACTTCTGCGGCGGCTGCAACCGCGTGCGTGTGGCCTCCAACGGGGACTTGAGGAGCTGCCTGGGAGGACGCGCGCAGGCGCCGCTGCACCAGCTCATCCGCGGCGGCGCCACAGACGTGGAGCTGGCGCGCGCCATCCGCGCCGCGCTGGGTGACAAGCCGGAGGGCCACCGCTTCACCGAGCCCGGCAACGGCGCCACGCTGCTGTCGATGATGGGCATCGGCGGCTGAAGCCGCGTGCCCCAGACACACGACGGGCGGGCCCGCGCGACTCGCGCATGACCCGCCCGGGTGCAACCGGAGCTCCCGTGGAGGGAGCTGCCGTGCTGGACTACTTCACCAACCGGATGGCGAACGGGTACTTGTACAGCTGACCCTCGTTCGCCTTGAGGCCGGCGATGATGGAGAACACCAGCGCCACCACGCCGACGATGGGCAGCAGGACGAAGCCGATGCCCACGCACAGGGTGATGGAGGCCACCACCGCCGCGATGAAGATGGTGATCTGGAAGTTCAGCGACTCCACCGCGTGCTCACGGATGAAGGACGACTCCTTGCCCTTCGTCAGCATCAGCACCAGCGGAACGGCGAAGCCCAGTCCCACGAAGTTGCCCAGGATGGTGCCCATATGGGCAATCAGCGCCATCGTCTTCTCGTCCTGGGTCGGCATCGGCGTGCCGGTGATGTACGAACCCACTTGTTCCCGCGGCGGAGTCTCCATGAAGTCTCCCCTCCCGATCATCGAGGGCGCGAACACCGCGCCCATGCCCACCTACCATGGCATGCACACACTCTGATTGTCACGTCTCGGACAGGTGAGGCCTGGCGTCGTTTGACGCCCTCGATTCCGGGTTTCTTGCTCAGCGATACAACTCGCTTCCCGCCTTCTTGAATTCCTCCCCCTTCGCCTCCATCCCCGCCCCCAGCGCCGCCTCCTCGGAGACTCCGGTCTTCGCGGCGTAGTCGCGAACGTCCTGGGTGATTTTCATGGAGCAGAACTGGGGTCCGCACATGGAGCAGAAGTGGGCGACCTTGGCGCCCTCGGCGGGCAGTGTCTCGTCGTGGAAGGCGCGGGCGCGCTCGGGGTCCAGCGAGAGGTTGAACTGGTCCTCCCAGCGGAACTCGAAGCGGGCCTTGGACATGGCGTTGTCGCGCGCCTGGGCGCCCGGATGCCCCTTGGCCAGGTCGGCGGCGTGGGCGGAAATCTTGTACGTGATGACGCCTTCCTTCACGTCGTCGCGGTCAGGAAGCCCCAGGTGCTCCTTGGGCGTCACGTAGCAGAGCATCGCGCAGCCGAACCAACCAATCATCGCGGCGCCGATGCCGCTGGTGAAGTGGTCGTACCCGGGCGCGATGTCCGTCGTCAGCGGCCCCAGCGTGTAGAACGGCGCCTCGCCGCACACGGCGAGCTGCTTCGTCATGTTCTCCTGGATGAGGTGCATGGGCACGTGGCCCGGGCCTTCGATCATCGTCTGCACGTCGTGCTTCCAGGCGATCTTCGTGAGCTCGCCCAGGGTCTCCAGCTCGCCGAACTGCGCCGCGTCATTCGCGTCGGCGATGGAGCCCGGCCGCAGGCCGTCACCCAGGCTGAAGCTGACGTCGTACGCCTTCATGATCTCGCAGATCTCCTCGAAGTGCGTGTAGAGGAAGTTCTCCTGATGGTGCGCGA
Coding sequences within:
- the hisIE gene encoding bifunctional phosphoribosyl-AMP cyclohydrolase/phosphoribosyl-ATP diphosphatase HisIE; the protein is MLDLDTLDFTKGNGLVTVVTQDAATGDVLMVAHADREALERTLATGEMHYRSRSRGLWHKGATSGNTQRVVSLRADCDRDAVLARVHKAGPACHTGEETCFGTGRWDALAALDATLTERASHAPAQDEKPGYTRRLLGDRNLRLKKLGEEAAELVTACADADASRAAEEAADLLYHLLVAIKPLGLSLEDVKAVLARRATPPASSNTR
- the hisN gene encoding histidinol-phosphatase yields the protein MTTQGLMQAAEQVARAAGDVALKFFRGGIAVDTKSDGTPVTVADRTAEQTAREWLEQRFPEDGILGEEFGETRPGAKRRWILDPIDGTKTFIRGVPLWGTLVALAEGERILVGAAYFPAVGELLVAAPGEGCFWNGQRARVSAQSDLSRAVVLSTDERFSQFPERGEAWRRFTRDAAVSRTWGDCYGYLLVATGRAEVMVDELLSPWDAAALQPIIEESGGVFTDWTGQRTAFGGNGIATNAALARITRERLGATRTP
- the hisF gene encoding imidazole glycerol phosphate synthase subunit HisF; the encoded protein is MLTRRLIVCLDVKGGRVVKGVRFEGLRDVGDPVELAQRYEREGADEVTFLDISASAEERETLWDLVRRTAERLFIPLTVGGGVRTVEDVGRALRAGADKVSINSAAVARPELLTECAERFGAQCVVASIDARKEGERYRVYTHGGRKPTELDAVTWAQVCVARGAGEVLLTSIDQDGARSGYDLELTRRVADAVAVPVIASGGAGSAEHIRDGLTRGGADAALVAGILHDGLTTVGAIKSLLRSSGLPIRSTP
- a CDS encoding imidazoleglycerol-phosphate dehydratase; this translates as MTLVTRETKETQVRVEVSLGRGATQVDTGLVFFDHMLSTFGRYAGLDLKVHARGDLKHHLMEDVAITLGTAVQRVIPATAARFAERTIPMDDALVQACLDAGGRFFYEGPLKNRLYEHWMRSFCEHAKVTLHLRVLRGKDRHHVTEAAFKALGLALRDAMVDGGTVFSMKGSVALEVT
- a CDS encoding HisA/HisF-related TIM barrel protein, with product MRAIPAIDLREGACVQLVGGSYDAERVRVDDPLDALRHWRGFGFRSFHVVDLDAALGRGSNAQVVTRLTSHEPGLAFTVGGGVRDTARVTALLEGGASGVVVGTRAIEDAGWLAEVTERFPGRVVVAADVRGREVVTRGWTAGSGRTLDQVLAVLEPLALGGLLVTAVHKEGQLEGVDLSLMREVVKRSRHRLYASGGVTTMDDLRALAAAGAYGAVIGMALYTGRLDAREVAREFAE
- the hisH gene encoding imidazole glycerol phosphate synthase subunit HisH, with the protein product MRVTLFDYGAGNLHSLSKALATEPGVEVHVEEDPLRAVDTDVLVLPGVGAFGLAAARLAPGRNTMRLALERGLPCLGICLGMQLLFDSSEEGAGKGLGFFAGHVQRLAARRVPHIGWNQVDEDSTLSGAKLETVYYAHSFVCRVADPSLVTAWTTHEEDRFPAAVRRGKVVGVQFHPEKSSTSGVAFARAFLREVRS
- a CDS encoding pyridoxal phosphate-dependent aminotransferase → MIPLRESFRDIPLYSPPKRPCRVDLSDNTNLFGVPPAAERVLRESRPESLSRYPRGYAPDLRNVLASRLGVGAACVTTGCGSDDVLDSALRAFLEPGEVLAFQDPTFVMMPLFAKVNGLKTAPVPLRADFDVDPEALLATGAKVIYLCSPNNPTGTPLSRAAVEHVVEKAPGIVIIDEAYVEFSSAPDFMDLARTRQNVLVTRTFSKAYGLAGMRVGWGVGSLALIAEVEKARGPYKLTTLAESMAVAVLREDPMWVEVQVVEARRNREHLRAELMSMGLSPLPSEGNFLMVPMPDALGVAQRMRERDVNVRAFQGLTGVGDALRIGSGPWPMLEAALAALRESLR
- the hisD gene encoding histidinol dehydrogenase, which gives rise to MMSLPSFLRYRGPLASLSRQDRQRLLERGGDVDTRIAARVRELIAKVRLDGDWALFEMARQFDRAELSSLEVPRARCEQALASLSPSVARALGRAARNIARAHEAQKPRAVEVETEPGVLVGRRPDPLGRVGVYAPGGRAVYPSSVLMGVVPAKVAGVGEVIVCSPPGPDGFPHPSVLAAAVLAGADRVFALGGAGAVAAMAYGTESVPRVDRIVGPGNAYVAEAKLQVVGAVAIEAPAGPSEILVVADETASPEAVAREMLAQAEHDPDAACVTVARGEGVAEAIAEQVRRLAEDAKRQEIVAAALRSRGAVLSVASLEEAWPFVADFAPEHLLLATAAPSADLARVRNAGTVFLGERSSVAYGDYMTGSNHVLPTAGLARAYSGLNLLDFYRWTTYQRVERAASEALAEDVGLLADSEGLFAHADAARAWRGA
- the hisG gene encoding ATP phosphoribosyltransferase, coding for MLLKIALPNKGRLSEEVRELFNDAGLEVRARGERALTASLGGEFEAIFVRAQDIPEFVADGAAHAGVTGWDLVNEAGRELEHLMDLEFGRCRLVVAAREESGIGHANDVRDGMRVASCFPRLTQDYFARRGQSVTVVPVSGAAEIAPHLGIADIVVDLTSTGSTLKMNGLREVATVLESSARLVACQSNVPEAQRKLEELKLALGSVLAARGKRYLMANVPKDELPRVREVLPGLNGPTVVDVLDGGRFVAVHAVVPAKTIYRTVNALKTLGCEGILVTRIERLVA
- the thiO gene encoding glycine oxidase ThiO; translated protein: MRVSDVIIVGGGIMGCGIALRLRQAGARVTVLERSIPGAEASSAAAGMLAPQMESDGPGPFLDLCLRSRGLYPAFAEELRELSGVDIAYKPCGILKVAFADTGVHHLEATVLWQRGMGLRAELLDGEQARALEPKLSARAVAAAHFPDDHQVDNRLLVRALTMAAARVGAEFRSGYVRGIVHEDGRAVGVDLDGEVLRADAIVLAAGSWSSLVQGAGVEAKSVRPARGQMIQLQTRLPLLQRVLTSEKGYVVPRADGRVIAGSTMELVGFDKQVTAAGLARILDMALELCPELGSAPITETWAGFRPWTEDKRPYLGEGPTPGLFLATGHFRNGILLAPITAKLVAQAVLGERTTLDLAPFRYDRGAARARA